A stretch of the Archangium violaceum genome encodes the following:
- a CDS encoding FG-GAP-like repeat-containing protein — protein MKTRGGGQGPVVGGAKFRSGRLFVTLGVLSTAAACGTTAAPEGAPERKVEVGNLSERCEVRPPFAGTLEPELQWAWTGSPVMPEHHQVMMTPVVVDVSGDGVPDIVFSSFAGANYSADGVLRAVSGDDGHELWSVTEPSARVKPAASLAAGDIDGDGQVEICGIPENGRGIICFENDGTFKFRSAEAAYDFNEWGGPTLADLNGDGSVEILDGNRVYDNTGALKWVGSDGMGGAKYTGPVSLAADIDQDGTLEVVNDRAVYRHDGTLLCANTEIPHGFAGVANFDEDPAGEIVVSGDGKVSLLDQDCSLLWSVDVPSGGHGGPPNIADFDGDGQLEIGLPGEWAYSVFGADGSVKWSSPIQDYSSGRTGSTTFDFEADGRLEVVFADELTLRIYDGATGAVRWEIPNSSSTTHENPVIADVDGDTAAELVVVSNDHMFPDGTGTHGIRVFRDRNERWAGTRRIWNQHAYSVTNINDDGTVPAHPATNWLDPRLNTFHANVAAYFGEGPSPYAASDLVVTAVSATCEGEGSVALGARVLNQGDAAVAAGVKVAFFSVDSTSGRTLLGVATVPDALPAGGSALATVSVSSFSGGAELLAIVDDDGTGAGRDTECLEDNNTRVATVDLSCEVPVSNLPPVALCRDVTVSADASCQGRASVDGGSYDPDNGPSPLFVSQSPDASFGPGSHAVTLTASDGEASAQCVGTVTVVDTTKPSITCPLSVDVKVGSGIGLAVQYAVSARDNCGPVPITCSRPSGSLFLLGLTNVTCTAKDTSGNTASCDFGIRVRLGISL, from the coding sequence ATGAAGACACGAGGCGGCGGTCAGGGCCCTGTCGTGGGAGGGGCGAAGTTCCGGAGTGGGCGGCTGTTCGTCACGCTGGGGGTGTTGTCCACGGCGGCGGCTTGCGGCACCACGGCGGCACCGGAGGGCGCGCCAGAGCGGAAGGTGGAGGTGGGAAACCTCTCGGAGCGTTGCGAGGTGAGGCCTCCCTTCGCGGGCACGCTCGAGCCGGAGCTGCAGTGGGCATGGACGGGCAGCCCGGTGATGCCCGAGCACCATCAGGTGATGATGACGCCCGTGGTGGTGGATGTGAGCGGGGACGGCGTCCCGGACATCGTCTTCAGCAGCTTCGCGGGCGCCAACTACAGCGCGGACGGTGTGCTCCGGGCCGTCAGTGGAGATGACGGGCACGAGCTGTGGTCCGTGACGGAGCCATCGGCCCGGGTGAAGCCCGCCGCGAGCCTCGCCGCCGGTGACATCGATGGCGATGGCCAGGTGGAGATCTGCGGCATCCCCGAGAACGGCCGCGGCATCATCTGTTTCGAGAACGACGGCACCTTCAAGTTCCGCTCGGCCGAGGCCGCGTATGACTTCAACGAGTGGGGCGGCCCCACGCTCGCGGACCTGAACGGCGATGGGAGCGTGGAGATCCTCGACGGCAACCGCGTCTACGACAACACGGGCGCGCTGAAGTGGGTGGGCTCCGACGGCATGGGCGGAGCGAAGTACACCGGCCCCGTCTCCCTCGCGGCGGACATCGACCAGGACGGCACGCTGGAGGTGGTCAACGATCGCGCCGTCTACCGGCACGACGGCACCCTGCTGTGCGCCAACACGGAGATTCCCCACGGCTTCGCGGGTGTGGCCAACTTCGATGAGGATCCGGCCGGGGAGATCGTCGTGTCGGGCGATGGCAAGGTGAGCCTGCTCGACCAGGACTGCTCGCTCCTCTGGAGCGTCGATGTGCCCTCGGGGGGCCACGGGGGTCCGCCCAACATCGCGGACTTCGACGGTGACGGCCAGCTGGAGATCGGCCTGCCCGGCGAGTGGGCGTACTCGGTCTTCGGGGCCGATGGCTCCGTGAAGTGGTCGAGCCCCATCCAGGACTACAGCTCCGGCCGGACCGGCTCCACCACCTTCGACTTCGAGGCGGACGGCAGGCTCGAGGTCGTCTTCGCCGACGAGCTGACGCTGCGCATCTACGACGGCGCCACGGGCGCGGTGCGCTGGGAGATTCCCAACAGCTCGAGCACCACGCACGAGAACCCCGTCATCGCGGACGTGGACGGGGACACCGCCGCGGAGCTCGTGGTCGTCTCCAACGATCATATGTTCCCGGACGGCACCGGCACCCACGGCATCCGCGTGTTCCGTGACCGGAACGAGCGCTGGGCCGGCACGCGGCGCATCTGGAACCAGCACGCCTACTCGGTGACGAACATCAACGACGACGGCACCGTCCCGGCGCACCCGGCGACGAACTGGCTCGACCCGAGGCTCAACACCTTCCACGCCAACGTCGCCGCCTACTTCGGTGAGGGCCCGAGCCCCTATGCCGCCTCGGACCTCGTCGTGACCGCGGTGTCCGCCACGTGCGAGGGCGAGGGCTCCGTCGCGCTCGGCGCTCGCGTGCTCAACCAGGGAGATGCCGCGGTGGCCGCGGGCGTGAAGGTGGCCTTCTTCTCGGTGGATTCGACCTCGGGCCGCACGCTGCTCGGCGTGGCCACCGTCCCCGACGCGCTGCCCGCGGGAGGCAGCGCCCTCGCCACGGTCTCCGTATCCTCCTTCTCCGGCGGCGCCGAGCTCCTCGCCATCGTGGACGACGATGGCACGGGCGCGGGCCGCGACACCGAGTGCCTCGAGGACAACAACACCCGCGTGGCGACGGTGGACCTCTCCTGTGAGGTGCCCGTGAGCAACCTGCCGCCGGTGGCGCTCTGCCGTGACGTCACCGTCAGCGCCGATGCCTCCTGCCAGGGCCGCGCCAGTGTGGACGGCGGCAGCTACGACCCGGACAACGGGCCGTCGCCGCTCTTCGTCTCCCAGTCGCCCGATGCGTCCTTTGGCCCGGGCAGCCACGCCGTCACGCTGACGGCCTCGGATGGCGAGGCGAGCGCCCAATGCGTGGGCACCGTCACCGTGGTGGACACCACGAAGCCCTCCATCACCTGCCCCCTGTCGGTGGATGTGAAGGTCGGCTCCGGCATCGGGCTCGCCGTGCAGTACGCCGTGTCGGCCCGGGACAACTGCGGCCCGGTGCCCATCACCTGCTCGCGCCCCTCCGGCTCGCTCTTCCTGCTGGGACTGACGAACGTCACCTGCACCGCGAAGGACACGTCCGGCAACACGGCCTCGTGTGACTTCGGCATCCGGGTGCGCCTCGGCATCTCCCTCTGA
- a CDS encoding response regulator transcription factor, with translation MDQTTHPTTEEGTIQVLLVEDDERLARLTSRYLQEHGILVTTARTGPEGLAEASRHAYDVILLDLMLPGRDGMEVCRELRTRSDVPIIMVTARGEEADRVLGLESGADDYLAKPYSSRELLARIRAHVRRARGRSGPSSQPLQVGKLAMDPRSLSATLDGKALMLTSYEFGLLRVLAERAGRVLSREQLLDLVKGNAEEVFDRSVDVHIFRIRQKLEEDPRNPKLLKTVRGAGYMLATGDEA, from the coding sequence ATGGACCAGACGACACACCCCACCACGGAAGAAGGCACCATCCAGGTCCTGCTGGTGGAGGACGACGAGCGACTGGCCCGTCTCACCAGCCGCTACCTCCAGGAGCACGGCATCCTCGTCACCACCGCACGCACCGGCCCCGAGGGGCTGGCGGAGGCGAGCCGGCATGCCTACGACGTCATCCTCCTGGACCTCATGCTGCCCGGGCGGGATGGGATGGAGGTGTGCCGCGAGCTGCGCACGCGCAGTGACGTTCCCATCATCATGGTGACGGCACGCGGCGAGGAGGCCGACCGGGTGCTCGGCCTGGAGTCGGGCGCGGACGACTACCTCGCCAAGCCCTACTCCTCGCGCGAGCTGCTCGCGCGCATCCGCGCCCATGTCCGCCGGGCCCGTGGCCGCTCCGGGCCATCCTCCCAGCCCCTCCAGGTCGGCAAGCTGGCGATGGATCCCCGCAGCCTCAGCGCCACGCTCGATGGCAAGGCGCTGATGCTGACCTCCTACGAGTTCGGACTGCTGCGCGTCCTCGCCGAGCGGGCCGGGCGCGTGCTCAGCCGGGAGCAGCTCCTGGACCTGGTGAAGGGCAACGCGGAGGAGGTGTTCGACCGCTCGGTGGACGTGCACATCTTCCGCATCCGCCAGAAGCTCGAAGAGGATCCCCGCAACCCGAAGCTGCTCAAGACGGTGCGTGGGGCGGGCTACATGCTCGCCACGGGTGACGAAGCATGA
- a CDS encoding TIGR02265 family protein has protein sequence MPSNKTELAARIAVTRPNDGVRGLFFRVVFDMVEKVGGPQALRQVRVGPLARDINDLRTYPASDYLTMLYNAADALEHKMGPEDAVFNACGRACVQSFSKGPGQVVFGILGKGDPQRLFAQTRVAFSTVVTYGKREHRPAGPKACIITYRGDMQPPAYHVGIFEGAMEALGFKGKVTAQPIDIESVDYEISWE, from the coding sequence ATGCCATCCAACAAGACCGAGCTCGCCGCGCGTATCGCAGTCACCCGGCCCAACGACGGAGTGCGGGGCCTCTTCTTCCGGGTGGTGTTCGACATGGTCGAGAAGGTGGGAGGCCCGCAGGCGCTGCGCCAGGTGCGCGTCGGCCCGCTGGCCCGGGACATCAACGACCTACGCACCTACCCGGCCTCGGACTACCTCACCATGCTCTACAACGCGGCGGACGCGCTCGAGCACAAGATGGGGCCCGAGGACGCCGTCTTCAACGCCTGCGGCAGAGCCTGCGTGCAGAGCTTCTCCAAGGGCCCGGGACAGGTCGTCTTCGGCATCCTCGGCAAGGGGGACCCGCAGCGGCTCTTCGCCCAGACGCGGGTGGCCTTCAGCACCGTGGTGACGTACGGCAAGCGCGAGCACCGCCCCGCCGGCCCCAAGGCGTGCATCATCACCTACCGCGGCGACATGCAGCCCCCCGCCTACCACGTGGGCATCTTCGAGGGGGCCATGGAGGCCCTGGGCTTCAAGGGCAAGGTGACGGCGCAGCCCATCGACATCGAGTCGGTGGACTACGAAATCTCCTGGGAGTGA
- a CDS encoding DUF3616 domain-containing protein, whose protein sequence is MFKTAFLVSTLLGAAPADRAPSAATLSKVVTFEGMCDASGAVVSGGFSFTVADDEDNIIRVYDGKAGGRPVKTTDMSPSLLLPEGKKRAPETDIEAATEIPPLAFWLTSHGRKSSGKVDANRFRFFATRSRPDGTTQLEGKPYTRLLEDLLAAPQLEAFELATASTRAPKEEGGLNIEGMTAMEDGKSILIGFRSPLHRGKAITVTLLNPLELPQGKPARLGPARLLDFGGLGIRAISWWRGQYLFIGGTTSSGGTSRLFTWDGKSEKPSVVEGVDFTDLNPEAFVTFEDKEEILVLSDDGTRLMDGVECKRLKEPEKKRFRGVWLRLPQHR, encoded by the coding sequence ATGTTCAAGACCGCCTTCCTGGTGTCCACCCTTCTGGGTGCAGCCCCGGCTGACCGCGCTCCCTCCGCTGCCACACTCTCCAAGGTCGTGACCTTCGAGGGCATGTGCGACGCGTCAGGTGCCGTGGTGTCGGGTGGGTTCTCGTTCACCGTCGCCGATGACGAGGACAACATCATCCGCGTCTACGATGGAAAGGCCGGAGGCCGCCCGGTCAAGACGACGGACATGTCCCCGTCGCTGCTGCTGCCCGAGGGAAAGAAGCGGGCGCCGGAGACGGATATCGAGGCCGCGACGGAGATACCGCCGCTCGCCTTCTGGCTGACCTCCCATGGGCGCAAGAGCTCCGGCAAGGTGGACGCCAACCGCTTCCGCTTCTTCGCGACCCGCTCCCGGCCCGACGGGACGACCCAGCTCGAGGGAAAGCCCTACACGCGCCTGCTCGAGGACCTGCTCGCGGCCCCTCAGCTCGAGGCGTTCGAGCTCGCCACGGCCTCCACGCGTGCACCGAAGGAAGAGGGCGGGCTCAACATCGAGGGCATGACGGCGATGGAGGATGGGAAGTCCATCCTGATTGGCTTCCGGAGCCCGCTCCACCGGGGCAAGGCCATCACCGTCACGCTGTTGAATCCCCTGGAGCTGCCGCAAGGCAAGCCGGCGCGTCTGGGGCCGGCGCGGTTGCTGGACTTCGGTGGGCTGGGGATTCGCGCCATCTCCTGGTGGCGGGGCCAGTACCTCTTCATCGGAGGCACGACCTCCAGTGGAGGAACCTCCCGCCTGTTCACCTGGGATGGGAAGTCCGAGAAGCCCTCGGTGGTGGAGGGCGTCGACTTCACCGACCTGAACCCCGAGGCCTTCGTCACGTTCGAGGACAAGGAGGAGATCCTCGTCCTCAGTGATGACGGAACCCGCCTGATGGACGGCGTCGAGTGCAAGCGGCTCAAGGAGCCGGAGAAGAAGCGGTTCCGCGGAGTCTGGCTCCGGTTGCCGCAACATCGCTGA